A single window of Gossypium hirsutum isolate 1008001.06 chromosome A10, Gossypium_hirsutum_v2.1, whole genome shotgun sequence DNA harbors:
- the LOC107896809 gene encoding uncharacterized protein produces the protein MHSLQRIFGFGLCRLSTTSRVSRQICSLKKMNPSRKHISSSSDYSSFTAQNPFGNESAAEETTQSSGAKIMNEKQFRCEENFPPLSVNIGSSSKGRNFNKWGKRTDSGLELRQEAVNSSEFEGITNAVSLQEEHSLLNRSRTGINSGLQSSHMTVNLSEHEDSVNVPSLQEYEHERIAKIARHSLPRHFGQKKVYPGGVVKKSEGLPVVERFNICLPGFRDIKTREVLRPGMVLLKHYISIREQIDIVKTCNTLGEVSGGFYRPGYKDGAKLRLHMMCLGMNWDPQTRKYNKQHPVDYCEPPDIPLGFRLLVQRAIKDAHCLIEKESDMVNPEDILPSISPNICIANFYSIHGRLGLHQDRDESRESLRKGLSVVSMSIGDSAEFLYGDEREVDQASKVLLESGDVLLFGGESRMVFHGVPSIVPFSAPEPLKSKTGLRHGRLNLTFRQF, from the exons ATGCATTCTTTACAGCGAATATTTGGATTCGGCCTTTGTCGCCTATCGACCACCTCCCGTGTTTCTCGCCAAATTTGTTCTTTAAAGAAGATGAATCCCTCCCGGAAACATATTTCCAGCTCTTCCGATTATTCTTCA TTCACTGCGCAAAACCCTTTTGGCAATGAATCTGCTGCTGAAGAAACAACTCAATCTTCTGGGGCGAAAATTATGAATGAGAAGCAATTTCGGTGTGAAGAAAACTTTCCTCCTTTGTCTGTTAATATTGGTTCCAGTTCTAAAGGTAGGAACTTCAATAAATGGGGAAAAAGGACTGATTCAGGATTGGAACTGAGGCAGGAAGCTGTTAATTCTTCTGAATTTGAAGGAATTACAAATGCTGTCAGCCTGCAGGAAGAACATTCTTTGCTTAATAGAAGCAGAACTGGGATTAATTCGGGATTGCAGTCGAGTCATATGACTGTTAATTTATCTGAACATGAGGACAGTGTAAATGTCCCAAGCCTGCAGGAATATGAACACGAGAGAATTGCGAAAATTGCACGCCATTCTTTGCCTCGCCATTTTGGACAGAAGAAGGTTTATCCTGGTGGTGTTGTAAAAAAATCCGAGGGTTTGCCTGTGGTTGAAAGATTCAATATATGCCTGCCTGGATTTAGAGATATCAAAACGCGAGAAGTCCTAAGACCTGGAATGGTGTTGTTGAAACACTATATCTCCATTCGTGAACAG ATTGATATAGTCAAGACTTGTAATACACTTGGCGAAGTCTCTGGGGGATTCTATAGGCCAGGCTACAAAGATGGAGCAAAACTTAGACTTCACATGATGTGTCTGGGAATGAACTGGGATCCTCAGACAAGAAAATACAATAAGCAACATCCCGTTGATTATTGTGAGCCACCTGACATTCCGCTTGGATTTCGTCTTCTGGTTCAAAGAGCAATCAAAGATGCACATTGCCTTATTGAGAAGGAATCTGATATGGTCAATCCAGAAGATATACTTCCTTCAATATCTCCGAACATCTGCATTGCAAACTTCTATTCAATACATGGCCGACTTGGCCTCCATCAG GATCGAGATGAGAGCAGAGAAAGCCTCCGTAAAGGCTTATCGGTTGTCTCTATGTCAATTGGTGATTCTGCTGAATTCCTATATGGGGATGAGAGGGAAGTTGACCAGGCCTCAAAAGTGTTGCTAGAATCAGGGGATGTCCTATTGTTCGGTGGTGAATCTCGAATGGTGTTTCATGGGGTTCCATCCATCGTTCCATTTTCTGCACCTGAGCCTCTTAAATCAAAAACTGGGCTTCGACATGGTCGTCTCAATCTTACCTTCAGACAATTTTGA